GGGGATTTGAAAGAACAATAGAGAGTGCAAAACAAAAGAAACCGACATTTGTTCCTGGTAAAAAGGCTCAATACTCTGATACAAATTATCAGCTTTTAGGTAAGATTATTGAAGAAATTACCAACAAAGACATCCATACGGTCTTCAAAGAATTTATATTTGATGAACTAAATTTAAAGGATACGTATTTATTTGAAGATGTGAATGAGAATCAGCCTGCCCCTATCTATTACAAAGATAAGGAAATCTATCTACCCAAATATATGTCATCTATCGGACCAGAAGGAGGCATTGTATCAACTGCGAAGGAATCTATGATATTTTTAAAAGCATTTTTCGATGGACATTTCTTTCCGAAAGAATATTTCGATGAGCTTAAAGATTGGAAACTTCTTTTTGGTCCAGGATTATTTTTTTATGGAGTTGGGATTGCAAATCAACCTATATTTGTTAAAGAGTTAAAAAATGGATTGATCGGACACTGGGGACAGACAGGGGCTTTTTCATTTTACCATCCAAAGACTGAACTCTTCTTTACAGGAACGACCAACCAATTTTACGGGCAAACTGTTGCAGCACGTATGATGGTGAAAATAATCAAAAGTATAAAATAACGGTATAAGTCTAATTTCGCTTAATCAGTCGAAATTTTGATATAGGTTGTGAAATCTGATACTTAAAGGAATGGGTAAATGATTATGAAATAATAAGGCATACTTGGAATGCTCTTTCAGGTATATTTGTTCTGTTAATATAAATTTGGATGAGTGGTCCAGGCATAGCAGAAACTAATACAGCAACTTATATATGGTATTATATTAAACTAACGAAACAAGTTACTAAAAAAGTTACATAAAATGAGGAGAGGCTTCAATGAAGATAGATACTGATACATTTCCCGTACTTGAGACTCGAAGATTAATATTAAGAAAAGTTAAAAAAGAGGATGCAAAAGACATTTTGAATTATCTGTCTGATAAAGAAGTAATGAAGTATTACGGATTAGAACCTTTCAATTCCATAAACGATGCTTTGGATGAGATTTCCTGGTATCAATCAATACAAAACAATAAAACGGGTATTAGATGGGGAATTACGTTAAAAGAGCAAGGAGTTATGATTGGCAGTTGTGGGTTTCATAACATTGTATCTAAGCATTCCCGTGCTGAAATTGGCTTTGAATTGAGTAAAGAGCAGTGGGGGAATGGTATAGCAGTTGAGGCTGTTGAAACAATCATAAGTCACGGATTTGAACATTTGAATTTGCAACGGATAGAAGCTCTAATCGAGCCACCTAATCTATCTTCACAAAAATTAGTAGAAAAGATAGGTTTTATCAGAGAAGGATTATTGAGGAGTTATGAGTTTACATGTGGGGAATATGATGATTTATATATGTATTCTTTGTTGAAGCAAGAATTTGATAAAAATAGTGTCTCTTCACCATTTTCTCTGATACACGAAAAAGTAAATTAAATGTTAGATTGTAAAGGTTTTAACATAAAGTAATTGGTGCATTATTAAAATATGGATAGTTGTTATGGAAGCTGTTCCTAATGAGTTAAAGGCCCTGGTAGTACAAGAAAGACATAAGGTTTTGGGAGGCATTCATGAAATTTAAATTATTATTCATCTTCTTATTCCTTATATTATTAACCGCATGTTCTGGATCAAGTTATGAAAATGAAGATGTTATTGCTGTGTTAAAAGGCAAAGAGATTAAAGGGAAAGATGTATTAGCTTTATACCCATTAAATGATGAGCATATAGATATCTATTTAAAAGAAGAAATAATTGTTAATGAAGCCAAAGCGATGGGAATCCAAGTATCGGGAGATGAAATTGAAAGTAACAAAAATAGTTTATATCCAGGACTCGAGACATCAGAAATTCTTCAACATTTACCAGAGAGCGAGAGACAATTTTATGAAAAACAAGCTACTGCACTGGAAATTACACTAGAGGAATATTATGAAATTTGGCGTGATACACACTATTCAAGAGATGCTTATATCCAAGCATACATAAATGAAAGGTTTTATAATCCAGCAGTATCCGAAGGGCTAGATTTAATGGTTCTAGAAAATGTTAACAAATTAAATGAGGAAATTGACACACACCTAGAAGAACTAATTGACTTGTATAAAAAGAATGGTGATTTAATTGTAAGCTAGTATTTATTGAAGCAACGGGTACGAGGATTCAAGAGAGCAACACATTCCCTAGGTGCTGCTCTTTTTAACGTTATTGAAATTTGAATGATGTATCTCATTTGAGCAATGCACATTAAATGTAGTGAGCGTACCGTAACGAAAATGACAGAATTTTTATCTGCACAACAGTGTATGTATCTTTTAAACAAATTAATAGGATTTCCCTCTTTAAAATTGTCAAATACAAAAGTAAGTCAAGTTGATAAAAGCTAAAGCTTCCTCATTTGCCTCATAATATACCCTTCCGTTTCCTTCTCCTACAAAATCAATCAATTTATGATAGAGAGCACCATTCTTAATCCTTTTTGCGATAACAAATAAGCAGATCTCATACCGGTGACACCAGCCCTAATTATTGCTACATCTGCTTCGATGTCTTCTTGTGGCTTCGGAAAAGAGTGATTGTCTTCATGAGCGCGTCATAGGGAACCAGGGTAATTAAGGTATAGGATGTTGAATCATTGATGTACCCTCAGTGTTCTAATGTTTAAGCAATGTTTAATGCGACTTGAGAGGGTTTTTGCTGAACTATTGCATAAACGATGTAGTGGTTGGGTATAAACAATGAAACAGATGGGTAGAAATAGTAGTGTTTGAATATATTAACAATATTTAAAACCGTGATAGAGAGAGGTAGCTTTAAAGTTTTTTCATATGGTAACTGAAGGAAAGGAGAGATTGATTTATGAAGAAAGTTCCGAATAAACAACAACACCTCTATTCTCGGAGGAATTTTTTATCAGGTTTTTTGTTTGGAGTTGGTATGGTCGCTTTTATTGACGAGGTCGTCTTCCATCAATTACTCAATTGGCATCATTTTTATGATCGATCTACTACTGAGGTTGGGCTCATATCCGACGGGCTCTTTCATGCTTTTAGTTGGTTTGCCACTGTAGCTGCGCTGTTTATGTTGGCCGATTTAAGAAGTCGTCATGCATGGTGGGGGAAACGATGGGTGGGTAGTATGCTCCTTGGCGTAGGGGTATTTAACTTATATGATGGAATTATCAATCACAAAGTATTGCAGGTTCACCAGATTCGCTATGGTGTTAACCTTCTTCCCTATGACTTAACATGGAATATTCTTGCTAGTGTCATCGCAATCATTGGAGGCACTATCGTTTATCAAACTCATAAGAAGATGAAGAAAATCGGTGGTGACGTAAGATTATGAATCACGATCATGGTTCGACACACTCGGGGCATTCCATCGATTTTCTTACGCAACTCCTGTTAAGCGCACCTTTTGTAATTGGAATTATCCTCTACTTAGTAGCAATAGTCCTATCAAAGCGCAGAGATAGGCCTTGGGCTTGGTATCGCACGGCTTTATGGGTTGCGGGGAGTTTATTATGCTTCATCACCTTAGTAAACCCGATGATCACAGCTGCCCATGAGAACTTTACGGTACATATGTTTGGTCACTTGCTTCTTGGTATGCTGGGACCATTATTGATGGTTCTGGGGGCTCCATTAACGTTGCTTTTACGAGCTCTTTCTACTGGAAAAGCCCGTAAGGTAACTGTCTTTTTAAAAAGACCATTGTTTCATTTTTTGTCGAACCCTGTAGTTCCAGCAGTTTTAAATATAGGAGGTCTCTGGGTTCTCTATACGACTGACCTTTACATTATGATGGAAACAATGATGTGGGTACACATACTCGTTCATTTACATGTCTTTCTAGCTGGCTACTTTTTTGCAGCCACGTTGTTATATATTGATCCGATCCCCAAACAATATAGTTATATCTATCGGTCGTTGGTCTTGATACTTGCCTTAGCCGGTCATAAAATTTTATCCAAATTCATCTACGCTTATCCTCCCGAAGGTGTTCCTAGAGCGGAAGCTGAAGCCGGGGGCATGCTGATGTATTACGGCGGCGATGCGGTAGATCTCATCATTATCATTATTCTATGCTATAAATGGTATCATTCAAAAGAACATCGAAGGGGACGTTACCCTGTCACTGCTTAGAAGAGAGTGAATCTCAGAGAGACTTGACGAACAGACTAGCCGCCTCACTCATATCAATTCATATACAACAAACAGGCGCCCTCCTTAGTAGGAATGCGCCTGTTTTGATGATTTCAACCAGATTACTGAAGAAATCAGTTCTTTAAATTTAGAAATTCGATTGGGAATTGTATGTTAATATGATAATAGTGAATCTAAGAGTTAGAGTTTGATCATATAAGTCTAATGTGAGGATTTATAAAAGAACAAAAGGGACTATTGAAAATGAGAGTTTTTTCTAGTATAGAAGAAAGAGGTTAACAAATGTTATTCTCTTTCACTTATGATAGTTCGGCTTATGAATAAAACAAATGAGTGAAAAAAAGTAGTTAGGTAGGTATTAGCAAAATGGATGTGTCTTCAATATTATTAGCTGTAATGTTTGTCATTAATTTAATCTTTGCAGCGATCATTATTTTTATTGAACGTAAAGATATTGGGGCTACTTGGGCATGGTTATTAATCTTATTTTTTATCCCCTTTTTTGGCTTTGTGGTCTACTTATTTTTCGGGCAGAACCTTACAAGAAAACGACTATTCGATTGGAATGGGATCAATAAAATAGGAATTGAAGGATTAATAAATGATCAATTAAAGCTGATGCGAAACTCCGAGTACCGTTATGATAATCCTGATACTGAGCAATACAAAGATTTGATTGCCATGCACTTAGTCAATAACGATGCGATATTAACGAATCAAAATGAAGTCGAGATATTTGTTGATGGGCAAGAAAAATTTGATGCGTTATGGACAGACATTATGGAGGCAAGAGAATTTATTCATATTCAGTATTATATCTTTAGGAATGATACACTCGGAAAGAAGATCATCAAAGCACTTGAAGAGAAAGCACGAGAAGGAGTTAAAGTACGAATTCTCTATGATCAATTGGGCTCTCGTAAATTAAGATCGAAACATTTCGCTGAACTTGAAGCGGCTGGAGGAGAAGTAGGAGTGTTTTTCCCTTCTAAGGTAGCTTTAATAAACCTTCGATTGAATTTTAGAAACCATCGAAAACTAGTGAATATTGATGGTCAAATAGGTTACATTGGCGGTTTCAATGTTGGGGATGAGTATATAGGATTTAGTGATAAGTTTGGTTATTGGCGAGATACTCATTTGAGAATAAAAGGGCAGGCGGTAGATGCGATTCAAACAAGATTCATACTCGATTGGAATCAAGCATCTAAGCGATACCAAATTCACTATGAAGATCGATATTTCCCCCTAAAAACTAGCAAAGGGAATGCATCGATGCAAATTGTCTCAAGTGGTCCTGA
Above is a genomic segment from Bacillus sp. FJAT-45037 containing:
- a CDS encoding cytochrome c oxidase assembly protein, with protein sequence MNHDHGSTHSGHSIDFLTQLLLSAPFVIGIILYLVAIVLSKRRDRPWAWYRTALWVAGSLLCFITLVNPMITAAHENFTVHMFGHLLLGMLGPLLMVLGAPLTLLLRALSTGKARKVTVFLKRPLFHFLSNPVVPAVLNIGGLWVLYTTDLYIMMETMMWVHILVHLHVFLAGYFFAATLLYIDPIPKQYSYIYRSLVLILALAGHKILSKFIYAYPPEGVPRAEAEAGGMLMYYGGDAVDLIIIIILCYKWYHSKEHRRGRYPVTA
- a CDS encoding GNAT family N-acetyltransferase, with the protein product MKIDTDTFPVLETRRLILRKVKKEDAKDILNYLSDKEVMKYYGLEPFNSINDALDEISWYQSIQNNKTGIRWGITLKEQGVMIGSCGFHNIVSKHSRAEIGFELSKEQWGNGIAVEAVETIISHGFEHLNLQRIEALIEPPNLSSQKLVEKIGFIREGLLRSYEFTCGEYDDLYMYSLLKQEFDKNSVSSPFSLIHEKVN
- a CDS encoding DUF2243 domain-containing protein, translated to MKKVPNKQQHLYSRRNFLSGFLFGVGMVAFIDEVVFHQLLNWHHFYDRSTTEVGLISDGLFHAFSWFATVAALFMLADLRSRHAWWGKRWVGSMLLGVGVFNLYDGIINHKVLQVHQIRYGVNLLPYDLTWNILASVIAIIGGTIVYQTHKKMKKIGGDVRL
- the cls gene encoding cardiolipin synthase — encoded protein: MDVSSILLAVMFVINLIFAAIIIFIERKDIGATWAWLLILFFIPFFGFVVYLFFGQNLTRKRLFDWNGINKIGIEGLINDQLKLMRNSEYRYDNPDTEQYKDLIAMHLVNNDAILTNQNEVEIFVDGQEKFDALWTDIMEAREFIHIQYYIFRNDTLGKKIIKALEEKAREGVKVRILYDQLGSRKLRSKHFAELEAAGGEVGVFFPSKVALINLRLNFRNHRKLVNIDGQIGYIGGFNVGDEYIGFSDKFGYWRDTHLRIKGQAVDAIQTRFILDWNQASKRYQIHYEDRYFPLKTSKGNASMQIVSSGPDSEWEQIKNGYIRMIMSAKESIYIQTPYFIPDQSLFDALRIAALSGKDVRVMIPNRPDHPFVYWATYSHVGELLKTGAKVYIYEKGFIHAKTIVVDGEINSVGTANIDMRSFKLNFEVNAFIYDRQTSQKLALAFEEDMKSCTELTQTLYDKRSKVIRFKESISRLLSPIL
- a CDS encoding serine hydrolase domain-containing protein, encoding MSRTIESSFVAELVSTAVSKKNIYGAVLCVENVDSSLSLLYGAGNLTVNKPYFIASVTKLYVTAVLLKLKSKNCLNLQDKISEYLSEEILHELHIYKGIEYSKDITIKHLMSNTSGIPDYFSANLVRELTAGKDQSWGFERTIESAKQKKPTFVPGKKAQYSDTNYQLLGKIIEEITNKDIHTVFKEFIFDELNLKDTYLFEDVNENQPAPIYYKDKEIYLPKYMSSIGPEGGIVSTAKESMIFLKAFFDGHFFPKEYFDELKDWKLLFGPGLFFYGVGIANQPIFVKELKNGLIGHWGQTGAFSFYHPKTELFFTGTTNQFYGQTVAARMMVKIIKSIK